The DNA region TCTCCGATCCATTTCGTGATCCCAGTTCCTCTCAAATTTTCGTGATCATCTCGGCGTATTCCACCTCCCGTGAGGTGATCGTGGCAGGCGCATTTTCACCCGAGGCGCTTGCTTCCGAAACACTATCCCCTACCTACCCGGCCGGCAGTCATGTGACCATCTATCTGTTGGATGGTTCCCGTCGGTTGCTTTTTGCAAGCGGTGTGCCCGGGCAGGAAAGCCTGGAGGCGGATCATCCCGGCGTACATGAAGCGTTGGCGGGAGAGCATGGCGTTCTCTATGTGAAGAAGGGTTCGACAGAGCATGTGGTCGCCTACAGCCCGATTGAGGCGGCAGGCTGGGCATTGATCACGGAGGAGGAATGGGCAATGGTGATCAGCCCCTCCCTTCAATTGACCCAAATGGCGCCGCTGGTCATTGTGCCTGCATTCATTCTGGCATTGATCGCCATCTGGTTCGGCGCAAAACAGATCGTCCAGCCATTGCAAAAACTCGAAGCCAAAGCTGCTGCACTGGCGTGGGGCAATTTCGAAGCCATCAAGGAGCCGGTCGGAGGCATCTCCGAAGTACGGCATCTCCAGGCGGAACTAGTCGAAATGTCCCGCAAGGTGCAGGCGGCGCAGGATGGGCTGCACGACTACATTGGCGCGATCACCCTGGCGCAGGAGGAGGAGCGGAACCGTCTCGCACGTGAATTGCATGATGATACGATCCAGGCTGTGATCGCCCTGAAACAGCGCGTACAACTCGCGTGGAAATCGGTCAAGGATCAAAACGGCAAACAAGCGCTCAAGGAATTGGAAACGCTCGCCGAACAAACCATTGAAAATTTGCGCCGCCTGACGCGGGCGTTGCGCCCCATTTATCTTGAAGACCTGGGGCTGGTCACCGCACTGGAAATGCTGGCGCGGGAAATCAGCCAAATCAATTCCTTGACCGTGGAATTTCAAAAGAATGGGGACGAACGTCGTCTCTCGCGCGAAGTGGAACTGTCGCTGTATCGCATCGCGCAGGAAGCGCTCAATAATGTGATCAAACATTCCCATGCGACCCGCGCCGAGTTGTCCATCCATTATACTGATTCAGAAATAACCCTGGTGGTCGAGGACAACGGCAACGGCTTTGTCGCCCCAGCCAGTCCGACCGAATTCGCGCCCAGCGGGCACTTTGGGCTGCTTGGAATTCACGAACGCGTGAACTTGATCGGGGCAAGGCTGGAAATTGAATCTGCTTTGGGAAAGGGCACCAGGCTGAGGCTTGCCCTCCCGAAAAGCGTCGGAACAATGTGAGCGAAGCCGAAGGATCCTGATTGTGAAGCGATAAAACTCATAAGCCATTCTGCTTATTCCCTTTCCCGCCATCCTGCGCTCATACAGGGGCGGGATTTGCGTATCATAGTGTTATATATATCCTTATCGAACAGGAAAACTCATGACCACTGGTGCTGTCAGTTCCCCCTTTCCCTCCTACACTGAAAGATTGAAAATAGTTTTGCACGCCCTGCTCTTTATCCTCGGATTCTCGCTGGTCTTTGTGATCGGCTGGGGCGGCTCAGTGACCGTGCTGGGGCAGCTGTTTGGGATGTATAAACAGATTATTGCGCAGATCGGCGGCGTGGTCGTCATAACCTTCGGATTGGCAACACTGGGGGTGATCCGTATTCCCTGGTTCTATGCCGACACGCGCGCCGAATACTCGGGCCCGCGTGGGACGTATGGCGGGTCCACATTAATGGGCATTTTCTTCGCTGCAGGATGGAGTCCGTGCATTGGCGCGACGCTGGGCGCGATCCTGACGATGGGTCTCAGCCAGCAGACTGTCGGTCAGGCGATGTGGCTGTCCTCGGGGTATTCGCTGGGCCTGGGCATCCCTTTTCTCGTGATGGCACTCGGCTTGGAACGCGCCTCCGGCTGGATCAATCGCATGCGACCTTATCAGAAATACTTCAAGTTTGCCAGCGGCATATTCATCATCACCATTGGATTTTTATTGATGACCAACACGATGAGCCTGATCGCGATCTGGGCATTCAAGAATGGTCTGTATATTGAGAGGTTCACCCTGTTCTCCGCTGCGCCAACGTACTTCACCGCCATTATTGCCGGGCTGTTGTCCTTCCTTTCACCCTGCGTACTTCCACTTGTGCCCGCCTATCTCGGTTACCTGAGTGGACATACGATACAAAGCACTGGCAAATGAAAAGGTCATACCTTATCGTGCTGATCTTTTTCATGCTTGTTGCCTGCCAGCCGGAAACTGTTACTGGGGAACGGGTCAATGGGAACGGCGGTTCATACCAAAATATTGCACCGAACGAACTGAGCCTTATGTTGAAAAACAAGGATTTTGTCCTTGTCAATGTGCATATCCCTTTTACAGGCAATATCCCAGACACAGACCTGTCCATTCCCTATAATCAGATCAGTGTGCCTGAATATTTAAATCAACTCCCCGCAGATAAGGATGCAATGATTGTGTTGTACTGCCGCAGCGGGCGCATGAGCGAAATTGCGGCGACAGAACTTGTTTCGCTTGGGTATACAAATATCTGGAATTTCAACGGCGGCATGGTGGCATGGGAACAGGCGGGGTACCAGATTGAGCAGTAGGGTAGGCAGAATTGCCCATGAAGACAGCAGTAATATGGCTCTGGTTGCGACTGTCTATTAATTGCATAATTCAAGGAATAGGAGACCAACTTATGACTACCACTGTGCATGATCCCGTTTGCCACATGGATATCGATCCCGCCACCGCTGCCGGCACATCCGAATACAATGGACAGATCTATTACTTCTGTTCGCTCGGATGTAAAAAAGCCTTCGATGAAAACCCTGAAAAATATCTCGGCAAAGAGACCGAACATCAACACTAAATTCACCAAACGGCTTGTTCGATGACACGAACAAGCCGCTCTTTTTTAGGTGAAAACTTCATTCCCTCTTTACACAAACATTACAAAGCCTTCAACTTCAAATGATATTCTTGAATTCAACCTGAAAGGAGAATAGAAAATGAAAACTACAAACTGGTGGACTGTTGCAACCGTAGGACTTCTTGCTGTCTCGATTCTATTTGGAGCAGGTATGTTTGGCGGCTGGGGGTATCGCGGCATGGGCATGATGGGCAACTGGGGTTATTCCCCCATTGGATGGCTTGGGATGGGATTTGGTATGCTATTTATGTGGCTTGTGCCCGTTGGTATCATTGCATTCATTGTATTCGGGGTTGCGTCCCTGATGCGAAATACAGGCAATACTTCCCAGACTTCATCCCTGACGTCCTGCCCCAACTGTGGAAAAGGTACTCAAGCCGACTGGCAGAATTGCCCGTACTGCGGCACCTCCTTGAAATAATGCCAGCCTCATGCGCCCTGATAGCCTATCGAAAGATAGGCTATTTTGCTTATATGCAATCAGGCTGAAAACCGCTCCCTTGCATAGTCCAACGGATATACACTATAGGCATCTTTATAAAAGGTAGGCAACCATGACTGTCCGTGATCCTGTTTGTGGAATGGAAATCGAGCCCCAAGGCGCCGTCGGCCAGCGCGAACACATGGGGCAGACGTTTTATTTTTGCTCCCGATCCTGCTTGGATCAGTTTGATGAGGATCCGCATCATTATGTGATGACTTCCGCGACGACGGGTTTCAACCCTGAGCGAACCCTTAACCGCATCGGACTACCCGTTGCCGACCTGCCATTCTATAAGCCAGTTCCCAACCTTGAAGCCGGTCTGCTCACCCTGGAAGGCGTCCATCAAGTAACCACCAATGCGGGGGCGGGCGTACTGCAAGTGGAATATGATTCAAAAAAAGTGAATATCCAGCAAATGGCGGCGGTGATCCGCTCGGCTGGCTATCAACCGGGCGGGTCGAACGTCAAGATCGGGATCGAGAACCTGCGCTGCGCCTCCTGCGTGAAATTCATCGAGGATGAACTGAAATCCACGGATGGCGTTTTGAGCGCGACCGTCAATATCGCCACCCAGGAGGCGAGCGTGGATTACCTCCCTCAAAAGACGACCCTTGAACAATTGAACGCAGCTATCGAGGCATGGGGATACAACCCACGTCAAGCCATTAGCGACGCGCCAGTGGACAAACAGGAGGAGGCCCACGCCCGTGAATATCGCCGCCTGATGAGGAAGTTCTGGTATGCTGCGATTGTTTCCCTGCCGGTGCTGTTGTTTGCCTATCCTGAATATGTGCCGCTCATTCGCGAGATGTCGATGGAATCCATCC from Anaerolineales bacterium includes:
- a CDS encoding YHS domain-containing protein produces the protein MTTTVHDPVCHMDIDPATAAGTSEYNGQIYYFCSLGCKKAFDENPEKYLGKETEHQH
- a CDS encoding rhodanese-like domain-containing protein: MKRSYLIVLIFFMLVACQPETVTGERVNGNGGSYQNIAPNELSLMLKNKDFVLVNVHIPFTGNIPDTDLSIPYNQISVPEYLNQLPADKDAMIVLYCRSGRMSEIAATELVSLGYTNIWNFNGGMVAWEQAGYQIEQ
- a CDS encoding histidine kinase, which codes for MKHFLPGWRGLTQLFAATILPLTLLLLLIAFGGVNMHQQDMRALVGERDERAVQSAAAALQSELHHRMATITSMAVLASENLPFQGIFATTTDLARDFNGGIAFLNSDGQLLEHKSNEGFWGWVSQSSNTMTLASATDPGPIFSDPFRDPSSSQIFVIISAYSTSREVIVAGAFSPEALASETLSPTYPAGSHVTIYLLDGSRRLLFASGVPGQESLEADHPGVHEALAGEHGVLYVKKGSTEHVVAYSPIEAAGWALITEEEWAMVISPSLQLTQMAPLVIVPAFILALIAIWFGAKQIVQPLQKLEAKAAALAWGNFEAIKEPVGGISEVRHLQAELVEMSRKVQAAQDGLHDYIGAITLAQEEERNRLARELHDDTIQAVIALKQRVQLAWKSVKDQNGKQALKELETLAEQTIENLRRLTRALRPIYLEDLGLVTALEMLAREISQINSLTVEFQKNGDERRLSREVELSLYRIAQEALNNVIKHSHATRAELSIHYTDSEITLVVEDNGNGFVAPASPTEFAPSGHFGLLGIHERVNLIGARLEIESALGKGTRLRLALPKSVGTM
- a CDS encoding zinc ribbon domain-containing protein; its protein translation is MKTTNWWTVATVGLLAVSILFGAGMFGGWGYRGMGMMGNWGYSPIGWLGMGFGMLFMWLVPVGIIAFIVFGVASLMRNTGNTSQTSSLTSCPNCGKGTQADWQNCPYCGTSLK
- a CDS encoding cytochrome c biogenesis protein CcdA; its protein translation is MFSAAPTYFTAIIAGLLSFLSPCVLPLVPAYLGYLSGHTIQSTGK